A window of the Scyliorhinus torazame isolate Kashiwa2021f chromosome 12, sScyTor2.1, whole genome shotgun sequence genome harbors these coding sequences:
- the LOC140386953 gene encoding pyrroline-5-carboxylate reductase 3-like: MEGEGGVGFIGGGKMAFGIAVGILESGNVKPENIMASAPSNNVYKFKDAVMKTTHCNSSVLENYKVVFLSAKPHILTQVLSDVSPFVTPTHLIVSVAAGVTVETLEKFLPAGTKVLRMMPNLPCTVQQGSMVFCRGSNAGTQEAAFLKSLLAACGLCKETPESYIDIHTGISGSGVAYVYLFAEALAEGGVKMGMPYDLSKKLVAHTLLGAAKMILETGEHPGKLKNDVCTPGGTTIHGLYELEKGNLRCTVMNAVEAATKRARELGKD; the protein is encoded by the coding sequence atggagggagagggaggcgtgGGCTTTATCGGCGGAGGGAAAATGGCTTTTGGAATTGCCGTGGGCATCTTGGAGTCAGGAAATGTGAAACCTGAAAACATAATGGCTTCGGCTCCATCAAACAATGTTTACAAATTCAAGGACGCTGTGATGAAGACGACGCACTGCAATAGCTCGGTGCTGGAGAACTACAAGGTCGTCTTCCTCAGCGCCAAGCCTCACATCCTGACTCAAGTCCTGAGTGATGTTTCTCCCTTTGTCACACCAACACACCTCATCGTCTCTGTGGCAGCTGGGGTTACCGTAGAAACACTTGAAAAATTCCTGCCTGCTGGGACCAAGGTGTTGCGAATGATGCCAAACCTCCCGTGCACGGTGCAGCAAGGTTCAATGGTGTTCTGCCGTGGAAGCAACGCTGGGACTCAGGAAGCCGCTTTCCTCAAAAGCCTTCTAGCTGCCTGTGGACTGTGTAAAGAAACTCCAGAATCTTACATCGACATCCACACTGGGATCAGTGGGAGCGGAGTGGCATATGTTTATCTGTTTGCTGAAGCTCTGGCAGAGGGAGGTGTCAAAATGGGAATGCCATATGACTTGTCAAAGAAACTTGTAGCACACACGCTGCTGGGAGCTGCGAAAATGATCTTGGAGACAGGGGAACACCCAGGAAAACTGAAGAATGATGTCTGCACACCAGGAGGGACAACCATCCACGGCCTGTATGAGCTGGAGAAGGGAAACCTGCGCTGCACTGTAATGAATGCTGTCGAAGCTGCAACAAAGCGGGCCCGCGAGCTGGGGAAAGACTAA